Genomic window (Ammospiza nelsoni isolate bAmmNel1 chromosome 17, bAmmNel1.pri, whole genome shotgun sequence):
GGCTGTGGCACCCCTGGGACacgcctggggctgctgctgtccacaAGGCAGCCTGGTAAGGTGCTGCCCCCTGCCCCATTGTGGTGTTGGGCTGGTGCAGTGGGGCAGGACAGGCCGCTGGGGCCCCCAGGGGCCTCCTTAGGGTCGGGCCCCCCTGAGGCATCTGGGGccccccaggcagtgctgcagccgCTCCCAGGGCCTGGCCATCCCCCCGCCCCTCAGTGTGATAAGATAAGGCTGGGTGGAGGTGCCAGCAGCTATAAAAGGcgtccctgcagtgctgctgccaccaaTCCCTGGCCACTCCTGCAGCCGCCACCATGCTGACCGCCGAGGACAAGAAGCTGATCCAGCAGATGTGGGGCAAGCTGGGCGGCGCCGAGGAGGAAATCGGAGCCGAGGCCCTGACGAGGTACAGACCTGGGGACCCCATGGGACAGGGGACAAGAGGGTGGGAGCCCCACAGAGGGGCCGGAGTGGTGGGGCCAGCTGGGATCAGCACCACTGACTGTCCCACTCTGCCAGGATGTTCTGCTCCTACCCCCCGACCAAGACCTACTTCCCCCACTTCGACCTGTCCCCGGGCTCTGACCAGGTCCGTGGCCATGGCAAGAAGGTGGTGGCTGCCCTGAGCACTGCCATCAAGAACATAGACAACCTCAGCCAGGCTCTGTCTGAGCTCAGCAACCTGCACGCCTACAACCTGCGTGTGGACCCCGTCAACTTCAAGGCAGGCAGGGGGAATGggagatggggaatggggaatggggaatggggaatggggacagggatcagAATGGGGGGACAGGAAGCAGGGGATGCGGAATGGGGactgagggacagggaatggggcacAGGGATCGGGATGGGAGCTGGCGGATGAAAgacaggggagggagggcaggggatgcGGGAGGGTGGACACGggtgtgggacagggatggggacattgGTGCTAAGCCCCGTTTTTCCTTGCAGTTCCTGTCGCAGTGCTTGCAGGTGGCGCTGGCTACCCGCCTGGGTAAGGACTACAGCCCCGAGGTGCACTCTGCCGTCGACAAGTTCATGTCGGCCGTGGCCAGCGTGCTGGCTGAGAAGTACAGATAAGCTGTCAGCCGTGCCTGTGTAccatcaataaaaaaaaaaatattcttttgctGCAGCAACGCCTCCGTTTgtgccggggccgggggctgggctgggctgggttgggctggAGTGTTCTTGCTGGAGGGAGGGGGCTGCAGGTGTGATGGATGAGGTACGGGaagggcagcaccagccctgggctccctgggtgtccccagggccctACTGGcttccagccctccccagcacGGGATGCAGCTGATGGCAGCACCCAGGGAGTGAAGCTTTGCCTGCAATTCTCCAGGGAGCAGGGCAAAGCCTGCACCGAGACAAATGTGATCCTTGCATTCCCCTGAAGGATTGCTGGGGGGTGTAGGATAAATCCTGCCTGTCTCTATCTATCAAGATGGCTTTTTAAGGCTTTATTAGGAGTGCTACAGGAGCTAAGTGCTTGCATGAGCTCCAGAAGCAATCTGAGAATTCATGGAGTGAAAAAAGTCCACCGCAGACCATTAAGCACAAAGAGTGTTCTGGGACTCAAGCTCCTGAACCACAAATCCCAGTCAAGTGCCAGGGAAGAACCTCCACACCTGCCTCAGGTGTCTGCTCGTCCCCTGGGACCTGGGCGGGGTAGGAGTGGGATGGGCAAAGCTGCAGTCCAGTATAGGAACACTGGTTTCAGGATTTTGGAgcctgaattttaaaagaatcagTGGTCACTGGTGAAGGGCTACGAGATACTAAATTAGCCCTGggtttgctctgtgctgtgacacCAGAAGGAAGAGATAAGATCCTGCAGGAGAGAGGTGCCTGAGCATCCAGGTGTGGGCAGGAGGCAGGTGGGGGCATGCAGGGACCCTGCCTGCTCACAAACAGGCAGTCTCTGaacacagcagcacctgcaggtgaACCCGCAGCACTCCAAACACATCCCAGTCCACATCCCAGTGGGCTCATGTGCATTTGCACACGTTTGTTTTTGTGCCACCGGTCtgaagggctctgctgccttggcAGCTCTCcccatgcacacacatgcagcagacagtgccctgctgctgctgctgctgtttcccagaaaatcagccccccctgccctccctccccactcTGAAGCAGTGCCAGACCGAGCTAATCTGCCCCAAACACAAATGATAAGAACCTCAGCCGCGGAGGAAACACGGGTgtgagctgtcactgctggtcTGCGCCACCTGCCGAACCCACTGCGAGCTCTGCGAACCCCCTCAccctccctgccttcctcaccaccctcatcTTCCTTGCCCTTGTTACACTCCTCATCATGTGGAGCACTCAGGGCTCACCACAGACATCAGTGATCCCTGGTATCTTCCCAAAGCTcttgcagcagtgcccagtgctgaTCCCatggctccagagcagcagggccagcactcACAGTGCATGacagggggctggggcagggcagctccgGGCTCTGCTGGCCTGACAGTGGctcagggagcaggggctgcagaggacaCACACTGTGGGGTGGTGTGGGGTACACGGGTGTGGGGTGTGCTGAGGAACCAGAGCAGGGAGTGCAGTGGGGCAGCCGTGCTGGTTGTGTTGGGTGTGTTGGATGGCagagggctgagcagggacagcacaaggacgtgcaggtggcagctggcagtGCGTGGAGGGGCAGTGTGTGTCCTGGGGCAGCTCGGGGCGTGTGTGCAGGCTGGTGGATGGTCAGGCTGTGCATGCAGGTGCACATGGTGCTCTGTGTGTCCTGGGGCAGCTCGGGGGGTGTGTTCAGGCTGGTGGATGGTCAGGCTGTGCATGCAGGTGCACACGGGGCTGTGTGGGGGTGTGGGGCACAGACTCCCCCACGCTGCTGTGCCAACACCTGGCCAGAACACATCCAGGCTGTGCCAGTCCCATACCAAGGGACACACACGGGCTCCTTCGCTGGTGCCAGTGCAGACCCTAACCACAACCCATGGCAGCCTGGGCACTACAACCGCATCCTAACTCCAAGCCTAACTCTAAATGTGTCCGCGGGGCAGAGACCACCCACCCGCTCTGGGACAAGCCCTGACCTTAACCCCGAGCCGGCACCCCGAGGCAGAGCCGCccgccggtgccggtgccggtgccggtgccggtgccggtgccgatGCCAGTCGGGGctggtgccggtgccggtgccggtgcccggcagagcggagcggagcggggcggggcagggcagggcagggcggcCCCTCCTGGCCGGGCTCCAgcagccccgggccgggcggagcCCCAGCACCGCATATAAGGGCGGCGGCGGGCAGCGGGGACACCCGTGCTGGCGCTGCCGACTCGGAGGTGACACCATGGTGCTGTCCGCCGCAGACAAGACCAACGTCAAGGGCGTTTTCGCCAAAATCGGCGGCCAGGCCGACGAATATGGCGCCGATGCCCTGGAGAGGTATCGTGGGTGTCCCCTGTGTGACCCTCTGTCTCTCGTCTCCAGCCCCGACTCCCTCGCATCTGCCCCCTCTTGTCCCCATCCTttgccaccctgtccctgtctcaGCTGTCTCTGAACCCCTCTGTTCTGCAGGATGTTCGCCACCTACCCCGCCACCAAGACCTACTTCCCCCACTTCGACCTAGGAAAGGGCTCTGCCCAGGTCAAGGGGCACGGCAAGAAGGTGGCGGGCGCCCTGGTGGAAGCTGTCAACCACATCGATGACCTCGCTGGTGCCCTCTCCAAGCTCAGCGACCTCCACGCCCAAAAACTCCGTGTGGACCCTGTCAACTTCAAAGTGAGTCTCTGGGGAGGGGTGACCAGCCCAGCTTCCCTCCCGCACCCCCTGGCTActcccttctctccttcccttgCTCACCACATCGTTTtcccttccagctgctgggccagTGCTTCCTGGTGACAGTGGCCACCCGCAACCCCGGTCTGCTGACCCCAGAGGTGCACGCTTCCCTGGACAAGTTCCTGTGTGCCGTGGGCACCGTGCTGACTGCCAAGTACCGTTAAGGCGTGTGCTGTGGCCAGAGCTGGAGCCAACACCCCACCAGCCCTCCGACAGCCAGCAGCCAAAtgttctgaaataaaatctcTTGCATTTGTGCTGCAGCCCCGGTGTCCTGCTCTGTGCGCTCTGCCCGCGGGAAGGGAGCGGGAGGGATGTGCTCTGGGGGTCTGGACTGGAGGTCTCCCCATCAGGTGGGTGCATGGAGGAAAAGGGCTCTGGTTTTGCTGTCCCTGAGAGGAGGAAGAATTTGGGCAAGACTCTGCCTTGCTGCCATGGTAGGAAACAGAGCATTTCTGGGCACCAGTGCAGAGGAGAGACTCATGGATCTGGGGGTCCCCCCAGAATTCCACACTGGGATCCCCTCTTGCACCACCAGCCCCGTGCACCCTTGTTCAGGACAGAGCTAGAGGACATCTCCTCCTGAAGATCTACGCAGGAGTACAGGGGCTCCTGGCACCAGTGACCCTCTGCCTGGTAGCAGAGTGCGAATAGCCtgaggagctccctgtgccaggacatCTTTCCTTGCACACCCAGCACACTGGGTCTTCTTCTGCCTCCTCCAAATGGCCCATTGCTGGGTGTCACTGTGGAggggccctggggagctgcaagGGGAGCAGATGGGGCTCAGTCCAGATCCAGCAGTGTGAGGCAGTGTAAGGGCTCCACAAAAAGGAGCCCAGGGGTTGTGCTGCTGTCTGCACCCCCCAGCCCTTATCACACCCCACAGCAGGGTGGCCGTGGTGGGGGCTGATAAAGGAACGTGTgggctctcctccagctgtggGTGTGGTGGGAGACTGGAAAGCAGATAGTCCCAGGAGGCTACAAGCTGCCAGGTGCTGGGTAAGGGCTGGGAGGTCCTCAGTGAGGAGGGGAAGGATCAAGGAAGCCCCAGGGTGGCTCACAAAGCCAGGACAGGTTGCCACAGGCTCCTCTGATCTTGGCACTGGCAAGGATGGCCTCTTCCATAATCCCATGGCCTCCAGACGCTGTCAGTGAATGCACAGAGACAGGAGAAACTCCAAAGAGAGGAGGAGGCCCTTCAGAGTCTCTTCTGCAAAGCACCACAGATGTCATGAGCCCACACACCCTCTGTTCCTGGGCACAGTGAGGAACGGAGGAGAAAGCCAGTCAGGGCATCACTGGCCAATCTGATCCACCTTTATGGAGCAGGTGTTGGAGCAGGTTCCACCCTTCCAGCCAGGAACATCGCCCAGGCAGAGCTGTAGGCACAACGTCCTGGGGATCTCATGGAGAACCAGGATATGGTGGGAACTCAGGGCACGCAGGTGTGCAAGGAGGTGTGAACTGCTGTGGAAAGCATTGGGAAGGGCCAGCATCAAATCCAGCACGGACTTGGACTCCTCCAAACCCAGCCACTGAGGGTCCTCACGGTCCCCAGCATGGTGGGTACAGGAGAGAAGGTGTAAGAGCAGTGTGGGGACAATGTGTATGTGAGGGGtgagagctgttcccagcttGCTTCAGCTTCTGACTGCTCCCGAGCCGTGCTGTGCCCTCAAGCAGGACACGTTGAGTGGCACTGGCAGTgtcctgcctctgcagcactttgccagggctctgcctggccAGAGAACCGCCGGGCTCGTGTTGTCCCAGCCGtttgtccctgctgccacaagATGGGGACCTCCAGCCGTGGTGCTTTATCGGGGCcaggcagagggctgggagcagcagggctgggagcagcagggcttccagccagccccagggctttggggacactggTGCCAGCTCGGGGGTGGGCGCAGGACCCCTCCCcatcagccctgctgagagTTCCAGCCCCGAGCCCCCTGCTCTGGCTCAGAGCACTGGGGTCCCCTCACTGGGCATCCCTTGGTGGCCGTGGCTGTGTGACACAGCCAGCCCCGTGGGACAGACACGCTGACCACAGCTTGGCACTCCCTTGTCGGGGTCTctagctgctcagagtgaccccgagaaaagttccaaagtctcttttcccagcctggcgcttgaagaaggagtcagagctcttcatttctcagtctcagaGTTGTTTGTTGTATCTTAcctataaaaaattttctcctgtccagccgaGGTCCACTCAGCACAACAgccagaggcactctgcctgccccggGGCGGTATTATGtgtttatactaaaaactacatatacaatgtttacaattactttccaatacctgtcacctatgttagacagtgagcttctactctaaaccaacctgtgccaacatcacagcagaagatggaggccaagaagaagaaggagaaaggctggacatgccacaatccctccatcttgcctcctgaatcTCCACaccaaaaaccctaaaatctacttttccaccccatgataacttcactaatGTTCTACTTGAACTGTTGTGGCCTGCAGACCTTCACacaaggttggtaacttgctccatgggtcataatcaaacccacaggggcactttgggctctgtgccagggtctctgagccccctggcaggggtctgggctgctcaggacagccagagggatgtcctgggtcctgacactccctgagctgcatccctgcccagctgcctcagGACCCATCAGCCACACAGCAGCCAAGCTGTGGAGCACAGCAGGTCAAATATTTACCTGGTGCTGGCCCAGGCTGGTTTTGCAGCTGGcattgctgcagctccagggctgaggagagagctggaggCAACTCCTGCATGGCCACAGAAACAGCCCCAGGTGATGCTGAGGAGGAGGATTTGGGCACAAAGCCCTCAGATCCAGGCATGGCAGCGCTCAGGAAGCTGAATCACACCAGGCAGCTTcagcagaagaaagagaatAAGTATCTCCAGGTCATGTCTGGTTTGATGTCTCCACTCTCTGCAGGCCTTCCTCAGCTCTCATTTATTCTTGATGGACAAAGCACCCAGGGTTCAAAGACACCCCCAGTGTTCTGTTCTGCGGTGACACCAAGGCAAGTGGCATCTCAGAGCTCATTTTTATTGAAAGAGGAGTCAACAACATCAGGAAATGAGCTTGATGGTAATGACTTACCCCACCACAGGACTTCCACCAGGCTCTTGTGGGGCTGCAAACAGCGTTGTCCAGATAGTTGGATTCTAACCTTATTATGTTGGCTATAGTCGTGTCCCTAAGGAGTGTGTCCTGGAGAggacacagaaacacacactcCTGGAGGAGGCCAAGCATCCATGGGGAGTTTAACGGGAATTTCCCATGGATTTTCTATCTTCCCAGTGGCAAGGGGAATCTAGAAAACAAGCAGTGGGAAGATAGAGAATTAATTCCTCGCTGGAAGCTGATCTTAGGAGACCAGTTGAGAGATCCTCTTGCTGGAAtgaggagggaaaacatcatgTGTTTTACAGACTGTTCTTATTATTTACAGACTGTGTTTTACAGACTGTTCTTTATGCATCCCATATTGGAATTCAATATGGCAATAGTGTAACCTATGAGTGGTGCAGCCAATAGGTCTTCTGCTTCTTTGCTGTGTGTTTGGACAGCCA
Coding sequences:
- the LOC132080805 gene encoding hemoglobin subunit alpha-D, giving the protein MLTAEDKKLIQQMWGKLGGAEEEIGAEALTRMFCSYPPTKTYFPHFDLSPGSDQVRGHGKKVVAALSTAIKNIDNLSQALSELSNLHAYNLRVDPVNFKFLSQCLQVALATRLGKDYSPEVHSAVDKFMSAVASVLAEKYR
- the LOC132080743 gene encoding hemoglobin subunit alpha-A, which codes for MVLSAADKTNVKGVFAKIGGQADEYGADALERMFATYPATKTYFPHFDLGKGSAQVKGHGKKVAGALVEAVNHIDDLAGALSKLSDLHAQKLRVDPVNFKLLGQCFLVTVATRNPGLLTPEVHASLDKFLCAVGTVLTAKYR